A portion of the Pectobacterium brasiliense genome contains these proteins:
- the bamE gene encoding outer membrane protein assembly factor BamE, with the protein MRCKTLTVVAAVVVMLTAGCSTLEKVVYRPDINQGNYLAPADVAKIHTGMTKQQVAYTLGTPMMQDPFGSDTWFYIFRQQPGHESVKQQTLTLTFSGSGVLTNINNKPALD; encoded by the coding sequence ATGCGCTGTAAAACGCTGACTGTCGTCGCCGCGGTGGTTGTTATGCTGACTGCCGGTTGTTCCACACTGGAAAAGGTGGTCTATCGGCCGGACATCAATCAGGGAAACTATCTGGCACCGGCTGACGTTGCGAAAATTCACACCGGCATGACCAAACAACAGGTCGCTTATACGCTGGGTACACCTATGATGCAGGATCCGTTTGGCAGCGATACCTGGTTTTACATCTTCCGCCAGCAGCCTGGCCATGAATCAGTAAAACAACAGACGCTGACGCTGACCTTCAGCGGCAGTGGCGTGTTAACCAACATCAACAACAAGCCCGCGCTGGATTAA
- a CDS encoding RnfH family protein: protein MQVDVVYALPERQYLRTVKLEEGSTVEQAIVASGLLELRHDIDLQVNKVGIYSRAAKLADVVQEGDRVEIYRPLIADPKELRRQRAERAKSKS from the coding sequence ATGCAGGTTGATGTGGTCTACGCGTTGCCGGAACGCCAGTATCTACGCACGGTGAAGCTGGAAGAGGGCAGTACGGTTGAGCAGGCGATTGTGGCATCGGGCCTGCTGGAACTGCGCCATGATATCGATTTGCAGGTGAATAAAGTCGGTATTTACAGCCGTGCGGCGAAGCTGGCCGATGTGGTGCAAGAGGGGGACCGCGTGGAAATTTATCGTCCGCTGATTGCCGATCCGAAAGAGCTACGTCGTCAGCGCGCAGAACGTGCTAAGAGCAAATCTTGA
- the recN gene encoding DNA repair protein RecN: MLAQLTISNFAIVRELEIDFQSGMSVITGETGAGKSIAIDALGLCLGNRSDASMVRPGAARADICARFALADTPTARQWLEENQLDDSNECLLRRVISADGRSRGFINGTAVPLSQLRELGQHLIQVHGQHAHQLLLRSDHQKHLLDAYADEPKLLVAMQQVWHQWHQSCRALAQLQQAAIEREARRELLQYQLKELNEFSPQPGEYEQIDVEYKRLANSGQLLTMSQQAMQLLSEDDEQNIISMLHSVKHQLGELISMDDKLSGVLSMLEEAGIQLSEASDELRHYSEQMDLDPIRLYELEQRLSRQLALARKHHVAPEALPAFHQQLLEEQQQLEQQESDHDALSASVGEYHQQALHLAEQLHVRRQHHASELAQLITTNMRELAMPHGHFTIDVKFTPDNLTVTGADSIEFRVTTNPGQPHQTLAKVASGGELSRIALIIQVITAQKMDTPAMIFDEVDVGISGPTAAIVGRMLRQLGESTQVMCVTHLPQVAGCGHQHFFVSKQTDGAETETLMQSLDKRARLQELARLLGGSAVTKNTLANAKELLAA; the protein is encoded by the coding sequence ATGCTGGCGCAACTCACTATCAGTAACTTCGCCATCGTGCGCGAATTAGAAATCGATTTTCAGTCAGGAATGAGCGTAATCACCGGAGAAACCGGTGCGGGGAAATCCATTGCGATTGACGCCCTCGGTTTATGTCTGGGAAATCGTTCTGACGCCAGCATGGTCAGGCCAGGCGCTGCCCGCGCCGACATTTGCGCCCGCTTTGCGCTGGCGGATACCCCGACGGCACGTCAGTGGCTGGAGGAAAACCAGTTGGATGACAGCAACGAGTGCCTGCTACGCCGCGTTATTAGCGCCGATGGTCGTTCACGCGGCTTTATTAACGGCACCGCCGTACCGCTGTCCCAACTACGTGAACTCGGCCAGCATCTGATTCAGGTGCATGGTCAGCATGCTCATCAGCTACTGCTGCGTTCCGATCATCAAAAGCACCTGCTGGATGCCTATGCCGATGAACCGAAGCTGCTGGTTGCTATGCAGCAGGTTTGGCATCAGTGGCACCAAAGCTGCCGCGCGCTGGCGCAGCTGCAACAGGCGGCCATTGAGCGCGAAGCTCGCCGGGAACTGCTGCAATACCAATTAAAAGAACTGAATGAATTCTCCCCGCAGCCCGGGGAATACGAACAAATTGACGTGGAATATAAGCGTCTGGCGAATAGCGGTCAGCTACTGACGATGAGCCAACAGGCCATGCAACTGCTGAGCGAAGACGACGAGCAGAACATCATCAGTATGCTGCACAGCGTAAAACATCAGCTTGGCGAACTCATCAGCATGGATGACAAACTGTCTGGCGTGCTGTCCATGCTCGAAGAAGCCGGCATTCAACTTAGCGAAGCCAGCGATGAATTGCGCCACTACAGCGAACAAATGGATCTCGACCCGATTCGGCTGTATGAACTGGAACAACGCCTGTCACGCCAGCTCGCGCTGGCACGCAAACACCATGTTGCTCCAGAAGCGCTCCCCGCGTTCCATCAACAGCTATTGGAAGAACAGCAACAGCTGGAGCAGCAGGAAAGCGACCATGACGCGCTTAGCGCTTCCGTCGGCGAATACCATCAGCAGGCGTTGCACCTTGCAGAACAGCTACACGTGCGCCGTCAGCACCACGCCAGCGAACTGGCTCAGCTCATCACCACCAATATGCGTGAGCTGGCAATGCCACACGGCCACTTCACCATTGATGTGAAATTTACGCCAGATAACCTGACGGTCACCGGTGCCGACAGTATTGAATTCCGCGTGACGACAAACCCAGGCCAGCCGCATCAGACATTGGCAAAAGTGGCCTCAGGCGGTGAGCTATCGCGTATCGCACTGATTATTCAGGTGATTACCGCACAGAAAATGGACACCCCAGCGATGATCTTCGATGAGGTCGATGTAGGTATTAGCGGACCAACAGCAGCCATCGTCGGTAGAATGCTGCGCCAGCTCGGCGAATCCACGCAGGTGATGTGCGTGACGCACCTGCCACAGGTCGCGGGCTGCGGTCATCAACACTTCTTCGTGAGCAAACAAACGGACGGTGCAGAAACGGAAACGCTGATGCAATCCTTAGATAAACGTGCTCGGCTACAAGAACTGGCACGTCTCTTGGGTGGTAGCGCCGTCACCAAAAATACGCTGGCAAATGCCAAAGAACTGCTGGCAGCCTAA